The following are encoded together in the Nocardioides sp. Arc9.136 genome:
- a CDS encoding TetR/AcrR family transcriptional regulator, with protein sequence MPPKPSVSKLVPKVPKVPAVPGVTGGSRRQQYSASTKRALVDVAEELFTDHGYAAASLDTIVAGAQVTKGALYHHFSGKQALFEAVFERVEADASRAIQKALRGQKDPWDKALAGLQAFLAVVQEPRYRRIVIQEGPSVLGYERFREQEERSTFANVLEIVRSVLSAGTWELEEDMLQTFARIFFGAMSSAGESVSSADDPIAAAERVETAIAFILQGFQALATAGVPLPGATDAAGGDAAGRPVSG encoded by the coding sequence ATGCCACCGAAGCCGAGCGTCTCCAAGCTGGTGCCGAAGGTGCCGAAGGTCCCGGCCGTGCCGGGCGTCACCGGCGGCAGCCGCCGCCAGCAGTACTCCGCCTCCACCAAGCGGGCGCTGGTCGACGTGGCCGAGGAGCTCTTCACCGACCACGGGTACGCCGCGGCGTCGCTCGACACGATCGTGGCCGGCGCGCAGGTGACCAAAGGCGCGCTCTACCACCACTTCAGCGGCAAGCAGGCGCTGTTCGAGGCCGTCTTCGAGCGGGTGGAGGCCGACGCCTCCCGGGCGATCCAGAAGGCGCTGCGCGGGCAGAAGGACCCGTGGGACAAGGCGCTGGCCGGCCTGCAGGCGTTCCTCGCGGTGGTGCAGGAGCCGCGCTACCGCCGGATCGTCATCCAGGAGGGCCCGTCGGTCCTCGGCTACGAGCGCTTCCGCGAGCAGGAGGAGCGCTCGACGTTCGCCAACGTCCTCGAGATCGTCCGGTCGGTGCTCAGCGCCGGTACCTGGGAGCTCGAGGAGGACATGCTCCAGACGTTCGCGCGGATCTTCTTCGGCGCGATGTCCTCGGCCGGGGAGTCGGTCTCCAGCGCCGACGACCCGATCGCCGCCGCCGAGCGCGTGGAGACCGCGATCGCCTTCATCCTCCAGGGCTTCCAGGCCCTCGCGACCGCGGGCGTCCCGCTGCCGGGCGCCACGGACGCGGCCGGCGGGGACGCCGCCGGCCGCCCGGTCAGCGGCTGA
- a CDS encoding DUF3048 domain-containing protein produces MRRTRTRALVATLATSALFLTACGGGDEGSGEGGADPQSTSAGSTLASTWPLTGLPVKGDDSASQDHPVLVLKMDNTSSSAPQVGLGSADLVVEELVEGGMTRLAAFFYSRIPSDAGPVRSMRASDIGIVSPVDAAMVTSGAAPITIKRINGAGIKFFGEGAKGFYRASGRSAPYNLFTDMAETATLTKGGDRPADYLSWGEAKDLPKGKPATSLAASFGGSHTTTWSFRDGGYVNEGTYAAEGDEFPADTVLVLRVEVGDAGYRDPAGNPVPETKLEGKGEALLFHDGRVVRGTWSKDALDAPIELSTKQGELKVPAGHTWVELVPREAGNVSFSR; encoded by the coding sequence GTGCGCCGCACCCGGACCCGCGCCCTCGTCGCCACCCTCGCCACCTCCGCCCTCTTCCTGACCGCCTGCGGCGGGGGCGACGAGGGCTCCGGCGAGGGCGGCGCCGACCCGCAGAGCACGAGCGCCGGCTCGACGCTCGCCTCGACCTGGCCCCTCACCGGCCTGCCGGTCAAGGGCGACGACTCCGCGAGCCAGGACCACCCCGTGCTGGTGCTGAAGATGGACAACACCTCCTCCAGCGCACCCCAGGTCGGCCTCGGCTCCGCGGACCTGGTCGTCGAGGAGCTCGTCGAGGGCGGGATGACCCGGCTCGCGGCCTTCTTCTACTCCCGCATCCCGAGCGACGCCGGCCCGGTCCGGTCGATGCGGGCCAGCGACATCGGCATCGTCAGCCCGGTCGACGCCGCGATGGTGACCAGCGGCGCGGCGCCGATCACGATCAAGCGGATCAACGGCGCCGGCATCAAGTTCTTCGGTGAGGGCGCGAAGGGCTTCTACCGCGCGAGCGGCCGCAGCGCGCCGTACAACCTGTTCACCGACATGGCCGAGACCGCGACCCTGACCAAGGGCGGGGACCGTCCCGCGGACTACCTCTCCTGGGGCGAGGCGAAGGACCTGCCGAAGGGCAAGCCGGCGACCTCGCTGGCGGCCAGCTTCGGCGGCAGCCACACCACGACCTGGTCCTTCCGCGACGGGGGCTACGTCAACGAGGGGACCTACGCCGCCGAGGGCGACGAGTTCCCCGCCGACACCGTGCTGGTGCTCCGGGTGGAGGTCGGCGACGCCGGCTACCGCGACCCCGCGGGCAACCCGGTCCCCGAGACCAAGCTCGAGGGCAAGGGCGAGGCGCTGCTCTTCCACGACGGCCGCGTCGTGCGGGGCACCTGGTCCAAGGACGCCCTCGACGCCCCGATCGAGCTCTCCACCAAGCAGGGCGAGCTCAAGGTCCCGGCGGGCCACACCTGGGTCGAGCTGGTCCCGCGCGAGGCGGGGAACGTCAGCTTCAGCCGCTGA
- a CDS encoding SDR family NAD(P)-dependent oxidoreductase — translation MGRFDGRVAVVTGAARGIGFGTATRFAEEGASVAILDLDESAAAEAAGRLPVTGGAKAVGIGADVADAASVDAAVERVVSELGGIHVLVNNAGITRDNLLFKMTETDWDLVLGVHLKGAFLMTKAAQKHFVEQKYGKIVNLSSVSALGNRGQANYSAAKMGVQGFTRTLGIELGPFGINANAVAPGFIATEMTDATAARLGIDVEEFRKLNAEANPVRRVGYPEDIAAAVAFLASDEASYITGQTLYVDGGAKLG, via the coding sequence ATGGGTCGATTCGACGGGCGGGTCGCCGTCGTCACCGGAGCCGCGCGCGGGATCGGGTTCGGCACCGCCACCCGGTTCGCCGAGGAGGGCGCGTCGGTCGCGATCCTCGACCTCGACGAGTCCGCTGCCGCGGAGGCGGCCGGGCGGCTGCCGGTCACCGGTGGCGCGAAGGCGGTCGGGATCGGCGCGGACGTGGCCGACGCGGCCTCGGTCGACGCCGCGGTCGAGCGGGTCGTCTCCGAGCTCGGCGGGATCCACGTGCTGGTCAACAATGCCGGGATCACGCGCGACAACCTGCTGTTCAAGATGACCGAGACCGACTGGGACCTGGTCCTGGGGGTGCACCTGAAGGGTGCGTTCCTGATGACCAAGGCGGCCCAGAAGCACTTCGTGGAGCAGAAGTACGGGAAGATCGTGAACCTCTCCAGCGTCTCGGCGCTGGGCAACCGGGGGCAGGCGAACTACTCGGCGGCGAAGATGGGCGTGCAGGGCTTCACCCGCACGCTGGGCATCGAGCTGGGCCCGTTCGGGATCAACGCCAACGCGGTCGCGCCGGGCTTCATCGCCACCGAGATGACCGACGCCACCGCTGCGCGGTTGGGGATCGACGTGGAGGAGTTCCGCAAGCTCAACGCGGAGGCCAACCCGGTGCGCCGGGTGGGCTACCCCGAGGACATCGCGGCCGCGGTCGCGTTCCTGGCCAGCGACGAGGCCTCCTACATCACCGGCCAGACGCTGTACGTCGACGGCGGCGCCAAGCTCGGCTGA
- a CDS encoding DUF3039 domain-containing protein codes for MSQIGFGTGTAVDERVREDQRTVPTDDGDHERFSHYVEKDKLTEAMVMGTPVVALCGKVWVPSRAPEKFPVCPDCKEAWESMRDDSDDE; via the coding sequence GTGAGCCAGATCGGATTCGGGACCGGCACCGCCGTCGACGAGCGGGTCCGGGAGGACCAGCGCACCGTCCCCACCGACGACGGTGACCACGAGCGGTTCTCCCACTACGTGGAGAAGGACAAGCTCACCGAGGCGATGGTCATGGGCACCCCCGTCGTCGCACTCTGCGGGAAGGTGTGGGTGCCCAGCCGCGCCCCGGAGAAGTTCCCGGTCTGCCCCGACTGCAAGGAAGCCTGGGAGAGCATGCGCGACGACTCGGACGACGAGTGA
- a CDS encoding YqgE/AlgH family protein, whose amino-acid sequence MSELRAGNLLVATPALLDPNFAESVVLLLDVDAGGALGVVVNRPSPVPVSEVLGSWGEVVAEPEVLFQGGPVGPEGALAVALLRDAEDAPVGFREVEGRLGLLDLDTPMELIDGTLVGLRIFAGYAGWGSGQLEAEIDEGSWYVVPGEPRDAFRLDPTGLWRDVLRRQPGEMAWHSTRPVDPDLN is encoded by the coding sequence GTGAGCGAGCTGCGCGCGGGGAACCTGCTGGTGGCCACCCCTGCCCTGCTCGACCCGAACTTCGCGGAGTCCGTCGTCCTGCTGCTCGACGTCGACGCCGGTGGGGCGCTCGGCGTCGTGGTCAACCGCCCCTCGCCCGTCCCGGTCTCGGAGGTGCTGGGGAGCTGGGGCGAGGTGGTGGCCGAGCCCGAGGTCCTCTTCCAGGGCGGTCCGGTCGGCCCCGAGGGGGCGCTGGCGGTCGCGCTCCTGCGCGACGCCGAGGACGCCCCAGTCGGCTTCCGCGAGGTCGAGGGGCGGCTCGGCCTGCTCGACCTGGACACGCCGATGGAGCTCATCGACGGCACGCTCGTCGGCCTGCGCATCTTCGCCGGGTACGCCGGCTGGGGATCCGGCCAGCTCGAGGCCGAGATCGATGAGGGCAGCTGGTACGTCGTGCCGGGGGAGCCCCGGGACGCGTTCCGGCTCGACCCCACCGGGCTCTGGCGCGACGTGCTGCGCCGCCAGCCCGGCGAGATGGCGTGGCACTCCACGCGACCGGTCGACCCCGACCTCAACTAG